From a single Chitinophaga sp. Cy-1792 genomic region:
- a CDS encoding thioredoxin domain-containing protein: protein MAHLKAAVTPHDHTTGNPNASIVLVEYGDYQCPSCGEAYPLVKKLLQHHGDQILFVFRNFPLQEIHPAAMMSALAAEAATHQDKFWEMHDLIFENQAALSVQTLLRFAEELQLDMPRFERDWQSQDTMGTVEKDFTGGLRSGVNGTPTFFVNGQRYDDYDATYASLAKLVRH, encoded by the coding sequence ATGGCCCACCTGAAAGCAGCAGTAACGCCACATGATCATACAACAGGTAACCCGAACGCCAGTATAGTACTGGTAGAATATGGAGATTATCAATGCCCCAGCTGTGGAGAGGCTTACCCGCTGGTGAAAAAATTATTGCAGCACCATGGAGACCAGATATTGTTCGTGTTCCGCAATTTCCCCCTGCAGGAGATCCACCCGGCTGCAATGATGTCGGCCCTGGCCGCCGAAGCAGCTACCCACCAGGATAAATTCTGGGAAATGCACGATCTCATTTTTGAAAACCAGGCCGCACTGAGCGTCCAGACCCTGTTACGCTTTGCAGAGGAATTACAGCTGGATATGCCCAGGTTTGAGCGTGACTGGCAAAGTCAGGATACGATGGGCACGGTAGAGAAAGACTTTACTGGCGGACTCCGTAGCGGCGTCAATGGTACCCCTACCTTCTTTGTAAATGGCCAGCGCTATGATGACTATGATGCCACCTATGCATCGCTGGCCAAACTGGTCAGGCACTGA
- a CDS encoding redoxin domain-containing protein has protein sequence MILAPGTKAPDFELYSTPDQRLKLADFKGKSLIIAFYPADWSPVCSDQLALYNETLKIFHEAGAELLGISVDSKWCHMAFSENRHLHFPLLADFEPKGAVAKAYGIYDDKEGEAHRALFVIDGNGIIQWSYLSPDGINPGADGILDALDKLNNGKK, from the coding sequence ATGATTTTAGCACCAGGAACAAAAGCCCCGGATTTTGAGCTGTATTCCACGCCGGATCAGCGTTTGAAGCTCGCGGATTTCAAAGGGAAATCCCTGATTATTGCATTTTATCCGGCAGACTGGAGCCCGGTATGCTCCGATCAGCTGGCATTATATAATGAAACGTTAAAGATATTCCATGAGGCTGGAGCTGAGCTGCTCGGTATTTCGGTAGACAGTAAATGGTGCCACATGGCCTTTTCGGAGAACAGGCACCTGCACTTTCCGCTGCTGGCCGACTTTGAACCCAAAGGTGCCGTGGCAAAGGCTTATGGTATTTATGATGACAAAGAAGGAGAAGCCCACCGGGCCCTTTTTGTGATCGATGGCAACGGTATCATTCAATGGAGTTACCTATCTCCGGATGGTATCAACCCGGGTGCAGACGGTATCCTCGATGCACTGGATAAATTAAATAACGGTAAAAAATAA
- a CDS encoding DUF1269 domain-containing protein, whose translation MTNIIIATFPQESQAVAALKRFTQLESIGDITIYESALVKKNANGETSLLETDSTTEGVRALSGMALGTLIGAFAGPVGILAGMLVGTISGAIWESNYYSFTQEFSNKIAGELQPGYTALIAEVDEDNEVFVDSYVKSLGGSVTRTDVDYEYEKFSDEQVEAIDEQIAADRAKIRTAAEADKAKLEKEIASLKDKRKERIAALRASAQTKVAHSEATLKEMRTNRLKSRIELYKSRISRLENELSNIK comes from the coding sequence ATGACAAATATTATCATCGCCACTTTTCCACAGGAATCCCAGGCAGTTGCCGCACTGAAAAGATTTACCCAGCTGGAGTCTATCGGAGATATTACCATCTATGAGAGTGCGCTGGTAAAAAAGAATGCAAACGGAGAAACCTCCCTGCTGGAAACAGACAGCACCACCGAAGGCGTGCGTGCCTTGTCCGGCATGGCGCTTGGTACCCTGATTGGCGCTTTTGCCGGTCCGGTGGGTATCCTGGCGGGGATGCTGGTGGGTACCATCAGCGGGGCCATCTGGGAAAGTAACTACTATAGCTTTACACAGGAATTCAGCAATAAAATAGCCGGAGAGCTGCAGCCAGGTTATACCGCCCTTATCGCTGAGGTGGATGAGGATAACGAAGTGTTCGTTGACTCCTATGTTAAAAGTCTGGGTGGCAGCGTTACCCGCACAGACGTGGATTACGAATATGAAAAATTCTCAGATGAGCAGGTGGAGGCTATTGATGAACAGATAGCGGCCGACCGGGCTAAGATCCGTACCGCTGCCGAGGCCGATAAAGCTAAGCTGGAAAAAGAAATTGCCAGTCTGAAAGACAAAAGAAAAGAACGGATTGCGGCCTTACGCGCCAGTGCCCAAACCAAAGTAGCACATTCAGAAGCTACCCTGAAAGAAATGAGAACCAATCGCCTGAAAAGCCGGATCGAACTCTATAAGTCCAGGATTTCCAGGCTGGAAAATGAACTAAGTAATATTAAATAA
- a CDS encoding cupin domain-containing protein, with protein MKESAIFQFNTDIPWEATAPGLQRQIFGYDDRVMLVKVKFEKGAVGTMHQHPHTQVTYVESGAFEFTIGAETKIIRAGDGCYMPSNVMHGCTCLEAGVLIDTFSPHREDFLK; from the coding sequence ATGAAAGAAAGCGCGATATTCCAGTTCAACACAGATATTCCATGGGAAGCCACTGCACCGGGTTTGCAGCGACAGATATTCGGTTACGACGACCGTGTCATGCTGGTAAAAGTAAAATTTGAAAAAGGAGCGGTAGGCACCATGCACCAGCACCCACATACGCAGGTGACCTATGTAGAAAGCGGTGCTTTTGAATTCACCATCGGCGCTGAAACTAAAATTATCCGTGCCGGCGACGGATGCTATATGCCTTCCAATGTAATGCACGGCTGTACCTGCCTCGAAGCTGGTGTACTGATAGATACGTTTAGCCCTCACCGTGAGGATTTTCTGAAATAG
- a CDS encoding alpha/beta fold hydrolase has product MKNFLPLTLLLLFITATSHAQSLYSKAYGNPSHSPVIFLHGGPGNSSVFFQANAAQALAEKGFYVIVYDRRGEGRSANPQAKMNFREYLADIDSIYQQYHLKKATLIGFSFGGLITAKYTAAHPEKVSRVILVSALVDQQATYNTIFNRCSDIYLKKKDTAALADLKKVQQLDYNTLEYRTRIFQHASNNKFFTVPEPNEMARAIRARNDTSNLIKSYVKNTSAVATFFANDSLHNFSSLPILSSIVKTGIPVYAIYGDHDMIFSPGQLQQLKKVIGSGHLTMVSNASHTVFDDNQPEFLAAAQGYLK; this is encoded by the coding sequence ATGAAAAATTTCCTGCCGCTTACCCTCCTTTTGCTGTTCATTACAGCAACTTCCCATGCTCAGTCACTATACTCAAAGGCTTATGGTAATCCTTCCCATTCACCTGTTATTTTCCTGCATGGTGGCCCAGGTAACAGCAGTGTATTTTTTCAGGCTAACGCCGCTCAGGCGCTGGCAGAGAAAGGTTTCTATGTAATCGTCTACGATCGCCGCGGAGAAGGCCGCTCCGCCAACCCGCAGGCGAAAATGAACTTCCGGGAATACCTCGCCGACATCGACAGCATCTACCAGCAGTACCACCTCAAAAAGGCCACTCTCATCGGCTTCAGCTTCGGTGGACTCATCACCGCGAAATACACGGCAGCACATCCGGAAAAAGTGAGCCGGGTAATACTTGTCAGCGCACTCGTTGACCAGCAGGCAACCTATAATACCATATTTAACAGGTGCTCCGATATCTACCTGAAAAAGAAAGATACTGCTGCCCTCGCCGATCTGAAAAAAGTGCAGCAACTGGATTACAACACACTGGAATACCGCACCCGGATTTTCCAGCATGCTTCCAACAATAAATTCTTTACCGTACCGGAGCCCAATGAAATGGCACGTGCAATTCGCGCCAGGAACGATACCAGCAACCTGATTAAATCCTACGTAAAGAATACTTCGGCGGTTGCTACTTTCTTCGCGAATGACAGTCTGCATAACTTCAGCAGCCTTCCTATCCTTTCCAGCATTGTAAAAACCGGAATTCCTGTTTACGCCATCTACGGTGATCATGACATGATCTTCTCTCCCGGCCAGTTACAACAGCTGAAAAAAGTAATTGGAAGCGGACACCTTACCATGGTTAGCAATGCCTCCCATACTGTATTTGATGATAATCAGCCTGAATTTCTGGCGGCTGCGCAGGGGTATTTAAAATAA
- a CDS encoding GNAT family N-acetyltransferase produces the protein MNIPLTTTRLSLAALTVGDAAFILELVNTEGWKKFIGERHVYNLEDAIGYITKITGNPDIQYKVVRTIENSMPVGIITYIKRTYLPHPDIGFAFLPMGTGQGYAFEAASAFLDLLKAQSVPVVYATTFPDNIRSMQLLGKLGFSFSTVLHREDATVNLFELQLG, from the coding sequence ATGAATATTCCATTAACGACGACCCGACTCTCATTGGCCGCATTAACTGTTGGTGACGCTGCATTTATTCTCGAACTGGTGAACACCGAAGGTTGGAAAAAATTTATCGGGGAACGCCATGTATACAATCTGGAGGATGCCATCGGGTATATCACGAAGATTACCGGCAATCCGGATATTCAGTATAAGGTAGTAAGAACTATTGAGAATTCCATGCCTGTTGGCATAATTACCTATATAAAGCGTACTTATTTGCCTCATCCGGACATTGGCTTTGCCTTTTTACCTATGGGAACCGGCCAGGGATACGCTTTTGAAGCTGCCAGTGCTTTCCTTGACCTGTTAAAGGCGCAATCGGTGCCAGTCGTTTATGCTACCACATTTCCAGATAACATCAGATCCATGCAATTGTTGGGGAAATTGGGATTTTCTTTTTCTACCGTGCTGCACCGCGAAGATGCCACCGTTAATTTATTTGAACTGCAACTGGGCTAA
- a CDS encoding lactonase family protein: MKRILQRFTVLSIITILPFAHLLAQKQYLLLGTYTNSGKSKGIYVYQFNSATGAASEVSNVVTGNPSFVTVSPDNKKVYAVNEDNGPGSVSSFSFDKSSGKLTLINKVPSRGEAPCYVSASKNGKFIAVANYSSGNYLVYPVDANGKIGTPVENRQDVGTGPNKDRQEKAHAHAAYFSPDGKYLFANDLGTDKVMAYNFNDATGKLSPVAPPFVTVKAGSGPRHMVFDAAAKYAYLMTEMGGEVIVYKYNNGTFKELQTISSHPADFKGTIGSADIHLSPDGNFLYASNRGDANSIAIFSRDKNTGLLKLLKVEPTKGIMPRNFNFDPSGNFLLVAHQQSNDVVIFRVDKKTGMLTDTGKRIEVGSPVCVTWIK, translated from the coding sequence ATGAAGCGGATACTTCAACGGTTTACCGTTCTCTCTATTATTACCATACTGCCCTTTGCTCATTTACTGGCGCAGAAACAATACCTGTTGCTGGGTACCTATACCAACAGCGGCAAGAGTAAAGGTATTTACGTATATCAGTTTAATTCCGCTACCGGAGCAGCTTCGGAAGTGAGCAATGTGGTTACCGGCAATCCCTCGTTTGTAACGGTGTCGCCGGACAATAAAAAGGTATATGCTGTTAATGAAGATAATGGACCGGGAAGTGTTTCCTCCTTTTCTTTTGATAAATCCAGCGGCAAACTGACGCTGATCAATAAAGTACCTTCTCGGGGAGAAGCCCCTTGTTACGTATCTGCCAGCAAAAACGGCAAATTCATTGCGGTCGCCAATTACAGCTCCGGCAATTACCTGGTATACCCCGTAGATGCCAATGGTAAAATCGGCACGCCCGTAGAAAACAGGCAGGACGTAGGTACCGGCCCTAATAAGGACAGACAGGAAAAAGCGCACGCACATGCGGCCTACTTCTCTCCTGACGGCAAATATTTATTTGCCAATGATCTTGGTACAGATAAAGTGATGGCCTACAACTTCAATGACGCCACCGGTAAACTGAGTCCTGTTGCACCGCCTTTCGTCACTGTTAAAGCGGGTAGCGGGCCACGTCATATGGTTTTTGATGCAGCAGCAAAATATGCCTACCTGATGACAGAAATGGGCGGCGAGGTAATCGTCTATAAATATAATAATGGCACTTTTAAAGAGCTGCAAACGATTTCCAGCCATCCGGCAGATTTTAAAGGTACCATTGGCTCTGCCGATATTCACCTCTCTCCTGATGGTAATTTCCTGTATGCCTCCAACCGCGGCGATGCCAACTCTATCGCAATCTTCAGTCGAGATAAAAATACCGGCCTCCTGAAATTATTAAAGGTGGAGCCTACCAAAGGCATTATGCCACGTAACTTCAACTTCGACCCAAGTGGTAACTTCCTGCTGGTAGCACATCAGCAGAGTAACGATGTAGTGATATTCAGGGTAGATAAGAAAACGGGGATGTTAACGGATACGGGCAAACGAATTGAAGTAGGTAGCCCGGTTTGTGTAACGTGGATTAAGTAA
- a CDS encoding metallophosphoesterase, which translates to MKKLFLLLLCATALNASAQTKKYYKEYDKGYRGGFIPGQISREGAFEFAVIGDFGRGGEYFQKDVAATLAEAVTGNGAEFIIATGDNIYPDGVASTQDPLWRLSFEDVFYQYPLHRPWYAVLGNHDYHGNAQAEVDYSKVSQRWHMPARYYSIKRKISGNQEALFVFIDTNTLDPEAYTSSYGDELRAQDSTAQKRWLEKTLADTSSNIRWKIVIGHHPCYTAGNRALETPNIRYSLEPLLEKYKVDMYISGHEHHLQYYHPKDRYTHHFISGAGSEASEALQPRGKYDFFEHIQGFLTFSILPENVQVQAISRKGDILKTVIFAK; encoded by the coding sequence ATGAAGAAATTATTTTTATTACTTCTTTGCGCCACCGCCCTTAACGCCTCCGCACAAACGAAAAAGTACTACAAGGAATACGACAAAGGCTATAGAGGCGGCTTTATTCCCGGCCAGATCAGCCGGGAAGGTGCCTTCGAATTCGCCGTTATCGGCGATTTCGGCAGGGGAGGGGAATACTTCCAGAAAGATGTGGCAGCCACCCTGGCGGAAGCCGTTACCGGCAATGGAGCTGAGTTTATCATCGCTACCGGCGATAATATCTACCCTGATGGCGTGGCCAGCACCCAGGATCCGCTCTGGCGCCTTTCTTTCGAGGATGTCTTCTATCAGTACCCGCTGCACCGCCCCTGGTATGCGGTGTTGGGCAACCACGACTATCACGGCAATGCACAGGCGGAAGTAGATTATTCCAAGGTAAGTCAGCGCTGGCATATGCCAGCCAGGTACTATTCCATCAAACGTAAGATCAGCGGTAACCAGGAAGCACTGTTCGTATTCATTGATACCAATACCCTTGATCCTGAGGCTTATACCTCTTCTTACGGCGATGAACTGCGTGCACAGGATAGCACTGCCCAGAAGCGCTGGCTGGAGAAAACCCTGGCAGATACCAGCAGTAATATCCGCTGGAAAATCGTTATCGGGCACCACCCATGTTATACTGCCGGCAACAGGGCACTGGAAACCCCCAATATCCGTTATTCCCTGGAACCACTACTTGAAAAGTATAAAGTTGACATGTATATAAGTGGCCACGAACATCATTTACAGTACTATCATCCCAAAGACAGATACACCCACCATTTTATTTCGGGCGCCGGATCTGAAGCCAGTGAAGCATTACAGCCTCGTGGTAAGTACGATTTCTTTGAACATATACAAGGATTCCTTACTTTTTCCATACTTCCGGAAAATGTGCAGGTACAAGCTATCAGCAGGAAAGGAGATATTCTTAAAACGGTTATATTTGCCAAATAA
- a CDS encoding RagB/SusD family nutrient uptake outer membrane protein, translating to MKKIFLYSALCGLALTTACTKLDVKVESEYVKDNFPTTPEGFIAASGPIYSQLATSFAIDYWRLQELSTDEAIIPARDGNYDDGGQYRFLHLHTYTQDHPTVRSVWQWGFGGINACNRIYELFQAAPESDSKPGALADIRAMRALYYYFMMDLYANIPLITKFKTTELPKQSNRAEIFAFIESELKAVLPILSSTTGQITYSRPTKWLAFAILQKMYLNAQVYIGKNMYTESVAMGDSILASNKFSLTSDYVSIFAPDNGPQITETIFAIPYDANVIEGNQFGRFGLHTGLQAKYQLPFRPSIAMSTIASFYQKFNLPGDVRNATWLAGKQYNFDGTPILISTTKKGLDDTYTGSDGATTIKWQLEFSPEMPLKKVETMDVGNDELGKARGVRSIKYYPDKNTNPSTRNSNNDVPVFRLADVMLMKAEAILRGAAATTVAGELQTADVLVNKIRTRAKTTLVSGINLDELLEERAREMAWEAWRRNDMIRFGKYEGQWGFKTDADIRKRIYPIPATEITLNGNLTQNEGYK from the coding sequence ATGAAGAAGATATTTTTATATAGCGCCTTGTGCGGATTAGCGCTGACAACAGCATGTACCAAACTGGACGTAAAAGTGGAATCGGAATATGTGAAGGATAATTTCCCTACCACGCCGGAAGGGTTTATTGCAGCTTCGGGTCCTATCTATTCTCAGCTGGCAACATCCTTTGCCATTGATTACTGGCGTTTGCAGGAGCTTTCTACAGATGAAGCCATTATACCTGCCCGCGATGGTAACTACGATGATGGTGGCCAATACCGCTTCCTTCACCTGCACACCTATACGCAGGACCACCCTACCGTACGCAGCGTATGGCAGTGGGGTTTCGGAGGTATCAATGCCTGCAACCGTATCTATGAGCTGTTTCAGGCTGCGCCGGAGAGCGACAGCAAACCTGGCGCCTTAGCGGATATCAGGGCAATGCGCGCACTGTACTATTATTTTATGATGGACCTGTACGCCAACATCCCGCTGATTACAAAATTCAAAACAACGGAACTGCCGAAGCAGTCGAACCGTGCGGAGATCTTCGCTTTTATTGAATCTGAGCTGAAAGCCGTGCTGCCGATACTGAGCAGTACTACCGGCCAGATTACGTATAGCCGTCCTACAAAATGGCTGGCCTTCGCTATCCTGCAAAAGATGTACCTCAACGCACAGGTATATATCGGTAAAAATATGTATACGGAGTCTGTAGCCATGGGCGACAGTATCCTGGCTTCCAATAAGTTTTCCCTGACCAGCGATTATGTCAGCATCTTTGCGCCTGACAATGGTCCGCAGATTACAGAAACCATCTTCGCCATCCCTTACGATGCCAATGTTATCGAGGGTAACCAGTTTGGCCGTTTCGGGCTGCACACAGGTTTGCAGGCAAAATATCAGCTGCCTTTCCGTCCGAGTATTGCGATGAGTACCATTGCTTCTTTCTACCAGAAGTTTAATCTGCCGGGAGATGTAAGAAATGCTACCTGGCTGGCGGGTAAGCAATATAACTTCGACGGAACGCCTATCCTGATCAGTACCACCAAAAAGGGGCTGGACGATACCTATACCGGCAGCGACGGCGCTACTACCATCAAATGGCAGCTGGAATTCAGCCCGGAGATGCCGTTGAAAAAGGTGGAAACCATGGATGTTGGTAACGATGAACTGGGTAAGGCAAGAGGGGTAAGAAGTATAAAATATTATCCTGATAAGAATACCAACCCGAGTACCAGGAATTCCAATAATGATGTACCGGTATTTCGTCTGGCAGATGTTATGCTGATGAAGGCCGAAGCTATTCTTCGTGGCGCCGCTGCCACTACCGTTGCCGGCGAACTGCAAACTGCGGATGTACTGGTAAATAAAATCCGTACCCGTGCAAAAACCACACTGGTAAGCGGTATTAACTTAGATGAACTGCTGGAAGAAAGAGCCCGTGAGATGGCCTGGGAAGCATGGCGCAGGAATGACATGATCCGCTTCGGTAAATACGAAGGACAGTGGGGCTTCAAAACAGATGCGGATATTAGAAAACGTATCTACCCGATCCCGGCAACAGAGATTACCCTTAATGGTAACCTGACCCAGAACGAAGGTTACAAATAA
- a CDS encoding DUF1080 domain-containing protein, translating to MQRKIYLAGLSCMLMLGQIGTAGAVVKADKMNAVAEDVNGHELIGRWDISVDENGKVLPSWLEVKLSGTRTLVGYFVGTSGSARPVSKVNFDKGKFSFTIPPQWEGGNQDFVIEGMVSGETITGTVTTSEGKTYSYKGVRAPMLRRETAPKWGKPENLFNGKDLTGWKPMGANNQWIVKDGILTSPHSGVNLISEKKFNDFKLHVEFRYQKGSNSGVYLRGRYETQIEDSPKGAHPSSVLFSGIYGFLAPSDIEALGPDKWQSYDITLIGRMVTVVVNGKTVISNQEIPGITGGALDSAEGEAGPIYFQGDHGPIEFRKVVITPAL from the coding sequence ATGCAAAGAAAAATTTACCTGGCAGGATTAAGCTGTATGCTGATGCTGGGCCAGATTGGCACAGCCGGTGCAGTAGTAAAGGCTGATAAAATGAATGCCGTTGCAGAAGATGTAAATGGGCATGAGCTGATTGGTCGTTGGGATATTTCCGTAGATGAAAATGGGAAGGTGCTTCCCAGCTGGCTGGAAGTAAAGCTATCTGGTACCCGTACCCTGGTAGGATATTTTGTAGGTACTTCCGGTAGTGCCCGCCCGGTGTCGAAAGTAAATTTTGATAAAGGAAAATTCAGTTTCACTATTCCGCCGCAATGGGAAGGTGGCAACCAGGATTTTGTGATAGAAGGCATGGTGTCTGGCGAAACCATTACCGGTACTGTGACTACCAGTGAAGGGAAAACTTATTCCTACAAGGGAGTACGTGCGCCTATGCTGAGAAGGGAAACGGCGCCTAAATGGGGTAAGCCGGAGAATCTCTTCAATGGCAAGGACCTTACCGGCTGGAAGCCAATGGGAGCCAATAACCAATGGATTGTGAAAGACGGTATTCTCACCAGTCCGCATTCCGGTGTAAACCTGATCTCTGAAAAGAAATTCAATGACTTCAAGCTGCATGTAGAATTCCGCTACCAGAAAGGAAGTAACAGTGGCGTATATCTCCGCGGCCGTTATGAAACACAGATAGAGGACAGTCCTAAAGGGGCACATCCGTCATCTGTATTATTCAGTGGTATCTACGGGTTCCTGGCCCCTAGCGATATTGAGGCGTTGGGCCCTGATAAATGGCAGAGCTATGATATCACCCTGATTGGCCGTATGGTAACCGTGGTGGTGAATGGCAAAACCGTGATCAGCAACCAGGAGATTCCGGGTATTACCGGTGGAGCGCTGGATAGTGCTGAAGGAGAGGCGGGCCCGATCTACTTCCAGGGAGATCATGGTCCTATAGAGTTCAGGAAGGTGGTGATTACACCGGCATTATAA